A region from the Serinus canaria isolate serCan28SL12 chromosome 10, serCan2020, whole genome shotgun sequence genome encodes:
- the NEDD4 gene encoding E3 ubiquitin-protein ligase NEDD4 isoform X3, whose product MERPYTFKDFVLHPRSHKSRVKGHLRLKMTYLPKNNGSEEETTEQAEELEPGWIILDQPEAASQPQQQQQESPPLPSGWEERQDILGRTYYVNHEFRRTQWKRPTAQDSVAVADLGSVQLEAQHVFTHRRQISEDTENTDSRDSPESWEIITEDEATMYSSQNVQIPLSQSSCDIQSHLAEELSNRLTTSGSPATGQSTAYTNHSSRRGSLQTYRPEEQPAHPVLLPTSSGLPPGWEERQDEKGRSYYIDHNSRTTTWIKPVVQIAAETSQASAAQSISIARQPQATSSDSSQQSSQQQPEMEQGFLPKGWEVRHAPNGRPFFIDHNTKTTTWEDPRLKISAPPRRKTSLDPVDLGPLPPGWEERTHTDGRIFFINHNTKRTQWEDPRLQNVAITGPAVPYSRDYKRKYEFFRKKLKKQSDIPNRFEMKIHRTTILEDSYRRIIAVKRADFLKARLWIEFDGEKGLDYGGVAREWFFLLSKEMFNPYYGLFEYSATDNYTLQINPNSGLCNEDHLSYFKFIGRVAGMAVYHGKLLDAFFIRPFYKMMLQKPITLHDMESVDSEYYNSLRWILENDPTELDLRFIVDEELFGQTHQHELKSGGSEIVVTNKNKRDYIHLVIQWRFVSRVQKQMTAFKEGFFELIPQDLIKIFDENELELLMCGLGDVDVADWKLHTKYKNGYNINHQVIQWFWKAVLMMDSEKRIRLLQFVTGTSRVPMNGFAELYGSNGPQLFTVEQWGTPEKLPRAHTCFNRLDLPPYDSFEDLWDKLLLAIENTQGFDGVD is encoded by the exons ATGGAGAGACCATATACATTTAAGGATTTTGTTCTTCATCCAAGAAG ccATAAATCAAGAGTTAAAGGCCACCTTAGATTAAAAATGACTTACTTACCTAAAAACAATGGGTCTGAAGAAGAAACCACAGAACAGGCTGAAGAATTAGAG CCTGGGTGGATTATATTGGACCAACCAGAGGCTGCTAGCCAgccacaacagcagcagcaggaatctCCTCCACTGCCTTCAGGCTGGGAAGAAAGACAAGACATCCTCGGCAGGACCTACTACGTCAATCATGAATTCAGAAGAACACAGTGGAAAAGACCAACTGCACA GGACAGTGTGGCTGTTGCAGACCTTGGCAGTGTGCAGCTGGAGGCCCAGCACGTGTTCACTCACCGGCGACAGATATCAGAGGATACAGAGAACACAGACAGCAGAGATTCCCCCGAG agcTGGGAAATTATAACTGAAGACGAGGCAACAATGTACAGCAGTCAGAATGTTCAAATACCTCTCTCGCAGAGTAGCTGTGATATACAGAGTCATCTTGCAGAAGAATTGAGTAACAGGCTTACCACCTCTGGAAGTCCAGCTACTGGCCAGTCAACAGCCTAcact AACCATTCCAGCAGAAGAGGTAGTCTGCAGACATACAGACCTGAAGAGCAGCCTGCACATCCAGTG TTACTGCCTACTTCATCTGGATTGCCCCCAGGCTGGGAAGAACGACAAGATGAAAAAGGAAGGTCATATTATATAGATCACAATTCTAGAACCACTACCTGGATAAAACCAGTTGTACAG ATTGCTGCGGAAACAAGTCAGGCATCAGCTGCACAAAGTATTTCTATAGCAAGACAGCCACAAGCAACATCAAGTGATTCATCACAACAGtcttctcagcagcagcctgaaatGGAGCAAGGATTTCTCCCTAAAGGCTGGGAAGTCCGACACGCACCCAATGGGAGACCATTCTTTATTGACCACAATACCAAAACTACAACATGG gaagATCCAAGACTGAAAATTTCTGCTCCTCCAAGGAGAAAGACTTCCCTAGATCCAGTTGACCTGGGCCCATTACCA CCAGGGTGGGAAGAGAGAACTCACACGGATGGAAGAATATTCTTCATAAACCACA ATACGAAGAGAACACAATGGGAGGATCCTCGACTGCAGAATGTGGCAATAACTGGACCA gcTGTGCCTTACTCCAGGGACTATAAGCGGAAGTATGaattcttcagaaagaaattgaaGAAACAG aGTGATATTCCAAATaggtttgaaatgaaaattcatcGCACAACAATCCTTGAAGATTCTTACAGAAGAATCATAGCTGTAAAGAGAGCAGATTTCCTTAAAGCGAGACTTTGGATTGAATTTGATGGTGAAAAAGGTTTAGACTATGGAGGAGTTGCCAGGGAATGGTTCTTCCTTCTCTCTAAAGAAATGTTTAATCCTTATTATGGATTGTTTGAATATTCAGCTAC AGATAACTATACTCTGCAGATCAATCCCAACTCTGGACTTTGCAATGAAGATCATCTCTCTTATTTCAAGTTTATAGGTCGTGTGGCTGGAATGGCTGTTTACCATGGCAAACTTTTGGATG ccttttttattCGTCCTTTTTACAAGATGATGCTCCAAAAACCAATAACACTACATGATATGGAGTCTGTG GATAGTGAATATTACAATTCTCTGAGATGGATTCTCGAAAATGATCCAACAGAACTGGACCTCAGATTCATAGTTGATGAAGAGCTTTTTGGTCAG ACCCATCAACATGAACTGAAAAGTGGTGGATCAGAAATAGTTGTCACCAACAAGAACAAGAGAGACTACATTCA TCTTGTAATTCAATGGAGATTTGTGAGCCGAGTACAGAAACAAATGACAGCCTTTAAAGAG GGCTTTTTTGAACTAATACCACAGGATCTGATTAAAATTTTTGATGAAAATGAGCTAGAG TTATTAATGTGTGGATTGGGAGATGTGGATGTGGCTGACTGGAAACTacacacaaaatacaaaaacGGCTACAACATAAACCATCAAGTAATACAGTGGTTCTGGAAG GCAGTCTTAATGATGGACTCTGAAAAGAGAATAAGATTACTTCAGTTTGTTACTGGCACATCGCGTGTTCCCATGAATGGGTTTGCTGAGCTATATG GTTCAAATGGACCACAGTTGTTCACAGTTGAACAGTGGGGTACCCCTGAAAAACTGCCAAGAGCTCATACCTG ctttaatCGCTTGGATTTGCCTCCATATGACTCATTTGAAGATTTATGGGATAAACTTCTTCTAGCGATTGAAAACACTCAGGGTTTTGATGGGGTTGATTAA
- the NEDD4 gene encoding E3 ubiquitin-protein ligase NEDD4 isoform X1, with translation MARRLRLHFATQRSNTDPLSETSEDFLDRNNCVYFKKSQSSAPSFTQVKLIPRQAAYAPVVQQVINQEKSTSISSLQIKKSSSLHISLQSRKQSGCSRFGDAVAAGEDASFIGIGSEGSCGAGAVSDHRSNDSLLSSAVLGRGSLSSIAASDSGSFSSAGSDYGSCASTTSDGGSYTNSIISDSGSGTLWTSDSTFCSSVAHGDSSYRSTGNKCNPSRSNSSQETLYRSNTTFDQDALSVRKKTKIPLRRCSSLVIFPRSPSSTPPASPVSSGQLPHRGTYQTSHKLIISPSELAQKEDQTISKGFLSTAVNGLRLSKTVCSSGEVRDIRPLYLNASLQDKSQILNGPQQATCEEVPDGFSCVSVHLTQGAFASSSEMVNGSCSPELNLNSGTKYPHLKLERSTSACLPSKPDSEYQININELGRPNAQMSKTPHILQRSVSLEGSRQKVSCCLSSLKYKCHSARTSQLHIQFKAGNEGKTTGVRKRYGTSKREMSSTLWRPHKTRDDFLGQVDIPLYQLPTENPSMERPYTFKDFVLHPRSHKSRVKGHLRLKMTYLPKNNGSEEETTEQAEELEPGWIILDQPEAASQPQQQQQESPPLPSGWEERQDILGRTYYVNHEFRRTQWKRPTAQDSVAVADLGSVQLEAQHVFTHRRQISEDTENTDSRDSPESWEIITEDEATMYSSQNVQIPLSQSSCDIQSHLAEELSNRLTTSGSPATGQSTAYTNHSSRRGSLQTYRPEEQPAHPVLLPTSSGLPPGWEERQDEKGRSYYIDHNSRTTTWIKPVVQIAAETSQASAAQSISIARQPQATSSDSSQQSSQQQPEMEQGFLPKGWEVRHAPNGRPFFIDHNTKTTTWEDPRLKISAPPRRKTSLDPVDLGPLPPGWEERTHTDGRIFFINHNTKRTQWEDPRLQNVAITGPAVPYSRDYKRKYEFFRKKLKKQSDIPNRFEMKIHRTTILEDSYRRIIAVKRADFLKARLWIEFDGEKGLDYGGVAREWFFLLSKEMFNPYYGLFEYSATDNYTLQINPNSGLCNEDHLSYFKFIGRVAGMAVYHGKLLDAFFIRPFYKMMLQKPITLHDMESVDSEYYNSLRWILENDPTELDLRFIVDEELFGQTHQHELKSGGSEIVVTNKNKRDYIHLVIQWRFVSRVQKQMTAFKEGFFELIPQDLIKIFDENELELLMCGLGDVDVADWKLHTKYKNGYNINHQVIQWFWKAVLMMDSEKRIRLLQFVTGTSRVPMNGFAELYGSNGPQLFTVEQWGTPEKLPRAHTCFNRLDLPPYDSFEDLWDKLLLAIENTQGFDGVD, from the exons ATGGCACGACGGTTAAGATTGCATTTTGCTACCCAAAGAAGCAACACAGACCCATTATCAGAAACCTCTGAAGATTTTTTGGATAGGAATAATTGTGTGTACTTCAAAAAATCGCAGAGTTCTGCACCTAGCTTTACACAAGTGAAACTAATTCCTAGACAAGCTGCTTATGCACCTGTAGTGCAACAAGTAATTAATCAAGAGAAAAGCACAAGTATTTCAtcactgcaaataaaaaagagCAGTTCACTGCACATTTCCTTGCAGTCTAGGAAGCAGAGTGGATGTTCTAGGTTTGGTGATGCCGTGGCTGCTGGTGAAGACGCTTCATTCATTGGTATTGGTAGTGAAGGGAGCTGTGGTGCTGGAGCCGTGTCTGACCATCGATCTAATGACAGCCTTCTGAGCAGTGCTGTtctgggcagaggcagcctcAGCAGCATCGCAGCAAGTGACAGCGGCTCgttcagcagtgctggcagtgacTACGGATCATGTGCAAGTACCACAAGTGATGGAGGTTCATATACTAACAGTATCAtcagtgacagtggcagtggcacTCTATGGACAAGTGACAGTACTTTCTGTAGTAGTGTCGCACATGGTGACTCTTCATATAGAAGCACTGGAAACAAATGTAATCCCTCCAGGAGCAACTCATCTCAGGAGACACTGTACAGAAGTAATACTACTTTTGACCAAGATGCTCTGTCAGTGaggaagaaaactaaaattCCATTGCGACGTTGTTCATCACTGGTTATTTTTCCTAGGAGTCCTTCCAGTActcctccagcttctccagTAAGCTCAGGTCAGCTACCACATAGAGGCACCTATCAAACATCTCATAAACTGATTATTTCTCCTAGTGAGCTGGCACAAAAGGAAGATCAGACCATTTCCAAAGGATTCCTTTCAACAGCAGTCAATGGACTTAGACTGTCTAAAACAGTTTGCTCTTCTGGCGAGGTCAGAGACATCCGACCGCTTTATTTGAATGCATCATTGCAGGACAAAAGTCAAATTTTGAATGGTCCTCAGCAGGCAACTTGTGAAGAAGTACCTGATGGCTTCTCATGTGTTTCAGTTCATCTTACACAAGGAGCATTTGCATCGAGCAGTGAAATGGTTAATGGCTCTTGCAGTCCAGAGTTAAATCTGAACTCTGGTACAAAATACCCTCATTTAAAACTGGAACGTAGCACATCTGCATGTCTGCCCTCAAAACCAGATTCAGAATATCAGATTAATATAAATGAACTAGGAAGACCAAATGCACAGATGAGCAAAACTCCCCATATTTTGCAAAGAAGTGTTTCCTTGGAAGGATCACGCCAAAAAGTTTCTTGCTGCTTATCCAGCCTTAAATACAAGTGTCATAGTGCAAGGACGTCTCAGTTGCACATACAGTTCAAAGCTgggaatgaaggaaaaacaactgGTGTTAGGAAAAGATATGGAACCTCTAAAAGGGAAATGTCTAGCACTTTGTGGAGGCCCCATAAG acTCGAGATGATTTTCTTGGACAAGTGGATATTCCTCTTTATCAGTTACcg ACAGAAAATCCAAGTATGGAGAGACCATATACATTTAAGGATTTTGTTCTTCATCCAAGAAG ccATAAATCAAGAGTTAAAGGCCACCTTAGATTAAAAATGACTTACTTACCTAAAAACAATGGGTCTGAAGAAGAAACCACAGAACAGGCTGAAGAATTAGAG CCTGGGTGGATTATATTGGACCAACCAGAGGCTGCTAGCCAgccacaacagcagcagcaggaatctCCTCCACTGCCTTCAGGCTGGGAAGAAAGACAAGACATCCTCGGCAGGACCTACTACGTCAATCATGAATTCAGAAGAACACAGTGGAAAAGACCAACTGCACA GGACAGTGTGGCTGTTGCAGACCTTGGCAGTGTGCAGCTGGAGGCCCAGCACGTGTTCACTCACCGGCGACAGATATCAGAGGATACAGAGAACACAGACAGCAGAGATTCCCCCGAG agcTGGGAAATTATAACTGAAGACGAGGCAACAATGTACAGCAGTCAGAATGTTCAAATACCTCTCTCGCAGAGTAGCTGTGATATACAGAGTCATCTTGCAGAAGAATTGAGTAACAGGCTTACCACCTCTGGAAGTCCAGCTACTGGCCAGTCAACAGCCTAcact AACCATTCCAGCAGAAGAGGTAGTCTGCAGACATACAGACCTGAAGAGCAGCCTGCACATCCAGTG TTACTGCCTACTTCATCTGGATTGCCCCCAGGCTGGGAAGAACGACAAGATGAAAAAGGAAGGTCATATTATATAGATCACAATTCTAGAACCACTACCTGGATAAAACCAGTTGTACAG ATTGCTGCGGAAACAAGTCAGGCATCAGCTGCACAAAGTATTTCTATAGCAAGACAGCCACAAGCAACATCAAGTGATTCATCACAACAGtcttctcagcagcagcctgaaatGGAGCAAGGATTTCTCCCTAAAGGCTGGGAAGTCCGACACGCACCCAATGGGAGACCATTCTTTATTGACCACAATACCAAAACTACAACATGG gaagATCCAAGACTGAAAATTTCTGCTCCTCCAAGGAGAAAGACTTCCCTAGATCCAGTTGACCTGGGCCCATTACCA CCAGGGTGGGAAGAGAGAACTCACACGGATGGAAGAATATTCTTCATAAACCACA ATACGAAGAGAACACAATGGGAGGATCCTCGACTGCAGAATGTGGCAATAACTGGACCA gcTGTGCCTTACTCCAGGGACTATAAGCGGAAGTATGaattcttcagaaagaaattgaaGAAACAG aGTGATATTCCAAATaggtttgaaatgaaaattcatcGCACAACAATCCTTGAAGATTCTTACAGAAGAATCATAGCTGTAAAGAGAGCAGATTTCCTTAAAGCGAGACTTTGGATTGAATTTGATGGTGAAAAAGGTTTAGACTATGGAGGAGTTGCCAGGGAATGGTTCTTCCTTCTCTCTAAAGAAATGTTTAATCCTTATTATGGATTGTTTGAATATTCAGCTAC AGATAACTATACTCTGCAGATCAATCCCAACTCTGGACTTTGCAATGAAGATCATCTCTCTTATTTCAAGTTTATAGGTCGTGTGGCTGGAATGGCTGTTTACCATGGCAAACTTTTGGATG ccttttttattCGTCCTTTTTACAAGATGATGCTCCAAAAACCAATAACACTACATGATATGGAGTCTGTG GATAGTGAATATTACAATTCTCTGAGATGGATTCTCGAAAATGATCCAACAGAACTGGACCTCAGATTCATAGTTGATGAAGAGCTTTTTGGTCAG ACCCATCAACATGAACTGAAAAGTGGTGGATCAGAAATAGTTGTCACCAACAAGAACAAGAGAGACTACATTCA TCTTGTAATTCAATGGAGATTTGTGAGCCGAGTACAGAAACAAATGACAGCCTTTAAAGAG GGCTTTTTTGAACTAATACCACAGGATCTGATTAAAATTTTTGATGAAAATGAGCTAGAG TTATTAATGTGTGGATTGGGAGATGTGGATGTGGCTGACTGGAAACTacacacaaaatacaaaaacGGCTACAACATAAACCATCAAGTAATACAGTGGTTCTGGAAG GCAGTCTTAATGATGGACTCTGAAAAGAGAATAAGATTACTTCAGTTTGTTACTGGCACATCGCGTGTTCCCATGAATGGGTTTGCTGAGCTATATG GTTCAAATGGACCACAGTTGTTCACAGTTGAACAGTGGGGTACCCCTGAAAAACTGCCAAGAGCTCATACCTG ctttaatCGCTTGGATTTGCCTCCATATGACTCATTTGAAGATTTATGGGATAAACTTCTTCTAGCGATTGAAAACACTCAGGGTTTTGATGGGGTTGATTAA